The Bradysia coprophila strain Holo2 chromosome IV unlocalized genomic scaffold, BU_Bcop_v1 contig_81, whole genome shotgun sequence genome has a window encoding:
- the LOC119072505 gene encoding mitochondrial uncoupling protein Bmcp, which translates to MGDRDWRPFIYGGVASIFAEFGTFPIDTTKTRLQIQGQKIDQQFTKLKYRGMIDAFNQISQQEGVRALYSGISPAVLRQATYGTIKFGTYYTLKSIVTERGLLLDKNGDERVIGNILCAVAAGAISSAIANPTDVLKVRMQVHGRGTEQMGLFGCFRQIYRIEGVTGLWRGVGPTAQRAAVIAAVELPVYDFCKFHLMEVFGDHVANHFISSFVASLGSAIASTPIDVIRTRLMNQKILSSTGNQLTAASHTIYNGSVDCAVQTVRNEGFAALYKGFIPTWVRMGPWNIIFFITYEQLKKFY; encoded by the exons ATGGGTGATAGAGACTGGCGTCCATTTATTTATGGAGGTGTAGCATCAATTTTTGCAGAGTTCG GGACGTTTCCCATAGATACAACCAAGACACGATTACAAATTCAAGGACAGAAAATcgaccaacaatttacgaaacTCAAGTACCGGGGCATGATAGATGCCTTCAATCAAATATCACAACAGGAAGGTGTGAGAGCACTGTATTCCGG AATCTCACCGGCTGTCTTAAGACAGGCTACATATGGAACGATCAAATTCGGAACGTATTACACATTGAAATCGATTGTAACCGAACGAGGACTGTTGCTGGACAAAAATGGCGATGAGCGAGTGATTGGGAATATTTTGTGTGCGGTGGCTGCCGGTGCCATTTCGAGTGCAATTGCCAATCCGACAGATGTGCTCAAAGTTCGTATGCAAGTGCATGGACGGGGTACCGAACAAATGGGATTGTTCGGTTGCTTCAGGCAGATTTATCGAATTGAAGGCGTGACGGGATTGTGGAGG GGAGTTGGCCCAACCGCACAAAGAGCCGCCGTAATTGCAGCTGTCGAACTACCCGTGTatgatttctgtaaatttcacTTGATGGAAGTGTTTGGCGATCATGTGGCCAACCATTTTAT aTCAAGCTTTGTAGCTAGCTTAGGAAGTGCAATTGCTTCGACCCCCATAGATGTGATAAGA ACGAGACTTatgaatcaaaaaattttatcgagCACAGGGAATCAGTTAACGGCAGCATCTCACACAATTTACAATGGGAGTGTAGACTGTGCGGTCCAG ACAGTGCGCAACGAAGGTTTCGCTGCCCTTTACAAAGGTTTCATTCCCACATGGGTTCGAATG GGTCCTTGGAACATCATTTTCTTTATAACGTACgaacaattgaaaaagttttactAA
- the LOC119072140 gene encoding beta-1,3-galactosyltransferase 1-like, translated as MLLCASIQKPRYAIRSTWGSVKLFRQWRLHLVFLLGIDPTTDPNSHIEQRLRDESEEFGDMVMGNFVDSYRNLTYKHLMGYKWVSTFCPTAKFILKSDDDIYADIFQIIDVLLMELINARKTYACLNMWGAKPNRTMGNRWYIPKEVFPSDTYPDYCSGSAYLMRADDASKIYSISNRTKFFWVDDVFVTGVLREKYDEIADSGSNARLEILSFDHLYHLDAKTELINWCSADLSTNQLNYHFVLLDDENFIRDMYCMWNKVRLMRFAMNLGST; from the exons ATGCTTCTCTGTGCTTCGATTCAAAAACCACG ATATGCAATTAGAAGCACATGGGGTTCAGTTAAATTGTTCAGGCAATGGCGGCTGCATTTAGTTTTTCTGCTTGGAATTGATCCGACCACTGATCCCAATAGTCACATAGAACAACGACTTCGGGACGAGAGTGAAGAATTTGGCGACATGGTCATGGGAAACTTTGTCGATTCATACAGAAATCTCACGTATAAACACCTCATGGG GTATAAATGGGTGAGCACATTCTGCCCTACGGCAAAGTTTATCTTAAAATCCGACGACGATATTTACGCAGacattttccaaataatcgaCGTTCTATTGATGGAGCTTATAAATGCGAGGAAAACGTATGCTTGTTTAAACATGTGGGGTGCTAAACCGAACCGAACAATGGGAAACAGATGGTACATCCcgaaagaagtttttccgaGCGATACTTACCCAGATTATTGCTCTGGTAGTGCGTACCTAATGAGAGCTGATGATGCGTCGAAAATCTATTCCATAAGCAAccgaaccaaatttttttgggtgGACGATGTGTTCGTTACGGGGGTGTTACGTGAAAAATACGATGAAATTGCCGATAGTGGGAGCAATGCCCGcttggaaattttatctttCGATCATCTATATCATTTGGACGCAAAGACAGAGCTAATAAATTGGTGCTCCGCAGACTTAAGtacaaatcaattaaattatcaCTTCGTTCTACTGGACGATGAGAACTTTATTCGAGATATGTACTGTATGTGGAACAAGGTGAGACTGATGAGATTTGCGATGAATCTTGGATCAACATAA